TGCATGCGCGGCCGGAACCCATCGATGGGCGTGGCGAAGTTGGCGTTGTTGCGGGTGGTAGCAATGTTGCGGCTATCCTGGGCCTCGGCGCGCACGTCGTCGTTGGCGCCGGGTGCGCCGGTATAGTTCGTCACCTGGAAGTTGCCGCTGGCCTCGTCGAACCCGTAGCGCTGCCACACGTCGTGCATCATGTTGCTCAGGTAGAACAAGTTGGTGATGGCCGCGTCGCGGTAGGTTACGGGCTGCTTGGTTAAGTCAACGGGGAAGTCGAACAAGAGCGCAGCGCCGCCATCGGGGCTGTAGTTGATGGCGCCGTTGTTGTTGTTGGTGGGGTCCTCGTAGGCGTGCACGTTGTTGCCCCGCGTAGTGGTAAACTCGGGCCCGGCTGCGCCGTTGGTGTCGTGCCAGCCGAAGGGCGAGGCCACGGCATCGGCAGTGGTGCCGCTCACGTACTCGCGCGGGCCGTGGCTGGGGCTTTCGGCGGGCAGGGCATACACGTTGTAGGCGTTGCTGGCCGGTGCCGCGTAGGGCGCTGGTGCCACGGCGGCCTGCTGGGCAAAGGGGGCCAGCAGCGGGTGCGCATCGCCCAGCGCCACGCCGCCCGGGCCGTGGTTATCAAACTCGCAGTGGGTTACCAGGTTGTTTTTATCGAGCACCTCGCCGGTGCTGGCATCCAGCCTGATTTCCCACCAGTTCAGGGCATTCAGCTCGTAAATCGATACCTCCCAGGCCAGGCGCAGGCTGCCATCGGCGAGGGGTTGGTACACCAGCTTGGCCGTAATGGGCTCGAGCGAAATGCCACCGGTGCCAAACACGGTGCTGCGGTCGGGCTCGGTGCTGCGGCTGCGCGCCGCTACCGGCCCTTTGGGGCTAAGCCCTAGGTGCCGGGCGGCCGCCGCCACGGCGGCATCGGCCGTGAGCGTGGCCTTGCTCACCTTGGCGCGGCGGCCGAGGTTGTTGTAGAAGCGGTTGGCCACGTGCACCACCTCGTCGGTACGGTTGGTGTTTACCGTGCTAATGGCGTTGTGAATCTCGACGCCGCGGTACCGCTGCTGCACGTACAAGTGGCGCATGCCGTTGTGCTTGCTCACGGTTTCGCTGCTCAGCACCAGGCTGCTGAGGTCGTCGTCGGCTAGCTGCAACGATTTTTGCTGCTGCCGAAGTTGCTGGGCCACGCGCGCGGGCACGTCGTGGGTGCGGGCCTCGGGTCGGGTTTGCGCAAAACCGGCAGCGCCAGCCAGCAGCAGTGCCGAAAATAGCAGCGGCCGCCCTAGGGTAAGTACATGGTTTGGCATAGAATAGTAGGTAAAGTGAGTATTGATGAGGTAATATATTTGTATTTATATAATATGTCATATAATGTTATTTATAATCATATGTTCTCTGAATTGTGCTAAGTGCCAGTGCCACTGCTTTTACCATGCCCAGCACCTAGGGGCGCAGCGCGATAAGCGCCACCACGCCGCCGCAGCGCTGGTTTTTAAGCAGGTGGCCCAAGGCGCAGCACGCCGCGCGACCTAGGCCAGCGCCCAACACACACAACAGCCGGTGCAGGGAGGGCCCGCACCGGCTGTTGGGCCAGTCAGCGTTTGGCGCAGGGGTTAGCGGCCCCGGCCGTACCGGTCAAAATCGTCGTCTAGGTCGCGCCCGCGTCGGTTGCCGTAGCTGCCGCTGCGGCCGTAGTCGTCGTCGAGGCCACCCGAAAACTCGTTGCCGAACGACGAGCCGTACATCGAGGTATCGTACGAACCGTAGTTCGAGCCATAGTTCAGGTTGTTGCGGCCCATGTCGCCGGCGCTGTCCGCGCCGCTCATGCCGGCGCCGCGGTGGCTGCCGCCGCGGTAGTTATCGGTGTTGTCGTAGCTGTTGCGGCTGTTCCTGTTATCGGAGTTGCCTAGGTGGCGGTCCATGTCGCGGCTGAATGATTGGTCGCGGCCGCTCATGCCCATGCTGCTGCGGCCCGACGAGCCGTAGTTGCTGCTGCCGTAGCCATCGTAGTCGAAGTTGTCGCCGCCGCGGCCTCGGCTGCTCATATCGCCGCGGTTGCTGCCGCCATAGCCGCCCGTGTTGCGGCTGCGGCCGTAGTCGTCGTTGCCGTACATCGACGACGACGAGAAGGAACCCATGCCGCCCGAATAGCCGCCGCGGCCTTGCATGCCGTAGCCGCGCGAGTCATCGTCCATGCGGCCCGTCATGTCGCCCATTCCAAAGTCGGAGCGGCGGCCGTAGCCTTGCGTGTTGCCCATGCCGCCTTGCGTGTCGCGGCCGCTGCGGTAGTCGTTATAATCCGGGCCCGTGCCGTAGCCGCCCTGGTTACGCCCCGAGCCGCCCTGCCCCGCGTACATGCCGCCGCGCGAATCGCCGTAATCCGAACCCCGGCCATAGCTGCTGCGGTCTTGGTAGTCGTGGTTGCCACCCGAGTGCTGGTTGCGGTTGCGCTGTTCGTATCGGTCGTCGTCGGGGCGGTGCTGATTGTGATTTGCCATGGTACAAAAGGGTTTTGGTTTGGCCTTGTTGTACCACCCCCCAAACCGAAAGGTTACTGGTCGAGGTAGGGGATAAGTGGGCTATTGTTCAGCTTGTTAGCTGATAACGAATTGGCGGGCAAACGCTTTGGCAGGCCGGGTGGAGTTATCAGACGGGCCAGCCCCGGCATTGTTTTTTGGGGTTCAGGCATCAGCCGGAGCCCTGCTCGCAGGGCGCCGCGGCCGCCCTCCGGCGCCCGCCTCAGCAGCCCAAACCCGCGTGGCCCAGGGCCGCCCAATTGGCTACCCGGCAGCCGGCAATGTTACGATAATGTTACCTACTTTTGCTTGCATGAGACTCAAGCGCCTGTCCGAGTTGCCGCCGCGCATCCAGGGTATGCTTGATAAGCTATTGCTTGCCGCGCTCGTTTTGCTGGTTCTCATCAGCATGCGTTCCTGCGTGCGCAACGTGGCCGATGCCATTGGCCTGGGCACCCTTACCGCCGCGGAGCACCAGGCACGCGAACGGTCGCACCTGCCTTCCGACTGATGCCCCATAATTATGCCTAGCCACCTAGGCGCCCCCAACTGCCAACTTTGGCGCAGCGGTTGCGGCCAGCCTTGCAGCACGGGTAGCAGATGGGTTCGCACAGACGAAGCATGAAATGCAATTAATTCTTGCTTCGATTACTATATTGCTTGCATTCTATATTATTAGGTATGAAGCAAGCTATACCCAATTGGTTGCTACTAGTCGTTCTGGCTTTGTTGGGTGCGCAGGCAGCGCGCGCTCAAAGTCCTCAAACGGCCATGCTGCGCCGGTCTTTGGCTACGGCAACCACGGATACCGCCCGGGTGTTGCTGCTGGCCGATTTGAGTGCCTCCTATCGGTATTCCGACTTCGATTCGGTGGAGTACTACGCCAAGCAAGGGCTGCAACTAGCGCGGCGCATCGGCTACACCAAAGGAGCAGGGCGCTGCTTATCGCGCATCGGTATTCTGATGGGGGAGCGGGGCAACCTGCCGCAAGCCCTGCGCACCGATTTGCAGGCGCTGCAGCTCAACGAAGAAAGCCACGACCTGGAAGGCACCGCGCGCACGCTCAACCAAACCGGCTTGCTGTACTTCGCCCTCGACGATTTTCGTCCTTCTATTGCGTATTACCTGCGGGCCAAGCGCATTTATGAGCAAGCCGGCGTAACCGACGACTCGCAGCTGGTGAGCGTGTTCACCAACCTGGGAGCCAGCTACGAGGGCCTCCAAATGCTCGACTCGGCTGCGTATTACCTCAACCTGGCCTACACCCGCGCGCGTCAGTCGCGCAATGTGCACACCAGCTGCTGGGGCAACCCCATGCCTTACGTATTGCGCGAGCTGGGCTTGCTGCAGGTTGCCCTCGGTAACGAGGCGGCTGCCCTAGGGTACTACAACCGCAGTGCCCGCGCCGCCCTGCCCGAAAACGACCGGCGCAGCCGCTGCCGCACGTATCAGTACCTGGCCGAGCTGTACGAGCAGCGCCAGCAAACCGACTCCAGCATTTACTACGCGCGCAAAGCCCTGGCCGTGGGGCAATCGTTGCCGTTTGTGGTGGGCGTGGTGCGCACCAGCTCGTTGCTGGCCGGTGCCTTTGAGGCCCGCGGCCAGCGCGACAGCACCCTCAAATACCTGCGCATCAAGCAGCAAGCCGAAGACAGTCTGTACAACCCGCAGCGCATCAAGCAACTCGATGCCATCGGCTTTGCCGAGCAGCAGCGGCTGCGCGTTCTGGAGCAGGGCCAGCGCCACCACCGCGAGCAGGAGCGCACCTATGCGTTGCTGGCGGGCGTGGGCGCCCTAGGTGCGCTGGCGTTGCTGCAGTGGCGCAACAACCGGCGGCAGCGGGGTGCCAACGCCCGCCTGAGCGCCCTCAACCGCCAGGTAACTCAGCAAAAAGAGGAGCTTACCAACCAGCGCGACCGGCTGAGCGCCATGCTGCACGAGCTGAAAGCCACCCAAAGCCAATTGGTGATGCGCGAAAAAATGGCTTCGCTGGGCGAGCTGATGGCTGGTGTGGCCTACGAGGTGCAGGTGCCCATGAAGCACATCAGGAACCTCACGGGCGTAAATCAGCAATTGGTGGCCGAGCTGAAAGCCGAGCTTGCCCGCCTGCCTTTGGCCTACGACGAGCTGGAACACCTGAACGACCCGCTGACTTCGCTGGGGCTCAACCAGGCCAAGATCGAGCAGGCCAGCCAACGGGCCGATTCGATTGTGCGCGGCATGCTGGAATACGCGAGCAGCAGCCCCGCGCCGCGCCAACTAACCGACATAAACGCCTTTGTGGAGGACTACCTGCGCCTTACCTACCACGATGTGCGCGTCAAAAACAAAAACTTCCATGCGGCGCTGCTGCCCCGCCTCGATGCAAATGCCGGCAGCCTCAGCGTGGTGCGCCACGACCTAGGGCGCGTGCTGATTTCCTTGTTTGCCCATGCCTTCAACGCCGTGCAGCAACGCCTGCCGCTTGCCGAGGAGGACTACGTGCCGCAGGTGATGGTAAGCACGCACCGCACCGCCGAGCACGTCGAAATCCGCATCCGCGACAACGGCCTTGGCCTGTCAAAAGCCGCGCAGGCCACTGCGTTCGAGCGGTTTCTGACGCCCGCTGCCGCCACCGAGCACGCCAACCTGGGCCTCTCGCTCAGCCATGACTTAATTGTGCAGGGACACAACGGCACTTTGTCCATCAACAGCGAGGCCGGGCATTACACCGAGTACCTCATTACCCTGCCTTTGCATATGCACAAGCCCGCCCAATTAGGGCTGGTGCATGCGTAGCCAGGGAATAGTAAATGAGGTAATGCTGCCTCGCTGAATAATATAATTATGTAACTACTTAAATTAAATGATAGCGCTTTGCATCACATGATTTAGCGAAGGCGTTGCCTATGGGTTCGGTGTCCTACGTACTATGCGAATAAGTCGTTTATGTAATGGTTCTTCGATGATGTAGTGCAAAATAAGTGATAACAATACCAGCAGCCCAAATAGCACCCATACATTACCACTAACGTAGCGCGAAAGCCATACCTGAAGTACGCCCATATGAATCAGGTAAAAGCTATAGGAGCTCTTCCCAAGTTGTTGGCTAACTCGGCTAGATAATACTCTTCGAAAGAAAGTAAACTCATACATCAAGCCGTATAACAAAAACACTACGGATAGGGGCAACAATAGGCCTCCGGTGGTTGAATTCAGGGGATGCCGTGTAAGTATATTGCCCTCATCTGGCGACTCAAAATACGCATACACGCACATGCAAACGATAATCCCGAGGCAACCTAGCCAAGTCATTAACGAGTTGCTGGTTTGTTGAATGCTATAGCGTTTGACCCAAAAGGCGAGAGCCATGCCAAACAGAAAAGAAACGCTGCAGCCAAAAAATGTTTGGTCGAGAACAAAAGTAAGTGACCCAAAAAAACCAAAGAATTGAATTTTTGAAAACACCAAAGCTAGGCCAATACCTATGCTTAGGAACAAAAATGCATACACAAGCAACGGCCAAAACCTTTTTTTGGCCGCAAAGAGTAAGAATGGAGCAGTTAAATAAAATGTTTCTTCGACAGTCAGGGTCCATCCCTGTGCAACTCCTGTGAATACGAACCGCTCAGAAAAGCCGCGAAGGAAAGTAAAATTCAGAAGCGGTATTAAGATTTTGTCGCTCGTAACATAGCTAGGCCATTGCCCGGTTATATCCAAAGCTGGTTCTCGCCAAATGGCGAAAAATGTGACAGCCGTTAACAGGAAATACATCGGATAAATGCGGGAGAAACGCCCCCATACGTACCGAGTCGCCCATGCCATTGTGCCCTGGATGTGGTCCATATAGCGAATGGTAATCAAAAAGCCGCTTAGTACAAAAAATATAGCAACACCCACATGGCCCTCATGCATAATGCGACCAAGCCAAGTATCTAGTGGGAAAGGCACGAAGTGATAAAAGTAAACCAGGTATGCAGCAATGGCTCGAATGCCTGTTAAAGCTGGGTAGTATGGTTTTGGGCTGGTAGACACAGTATAGGTTTATGAGAAAAAAGGCAAAGGAATAAATTGTGTTGAAGGGATCAGGAAAATCCAGCCCACCTGCAATTCGTTTCCATAGAAAGTTAGCTTTTCGTATCAAACTAGGTCAGTATTTGCTGACGTTACAAAGAGCATTCACTGCGTAGCCCTTCTCACTATGCTTTGAATAAAATGCAACCTAATACCGTGGCCGGTAATATACCGTAGATACGATCTTCGTTGCTGGCATCTATACCTTAAACAACGTGGAATGAAAGTGGCTTTTCAACGCGCCGGCCATTGATAGAGTAAAAGTGCCGACCCCACTCAGTTATAACTTGGGACTGAGAGGAAGAGAGGTTTTGGCGCTTCCTGCGCTAGAAATAAGAAACCCTCTCTGCGGGCTGCAAAGAGGGTTTCAGTACGAAGTAGTGGTCACGTAGGGAGTCGAACCCCAAACCTCCTGGTTCGTAGCCAGGTGCTCTATCCAGTTGAGCTACGTGACCGTTTTCCGTTTTGGTGCTGCAAAGATAGGCGGTCCGTTTTGGCTTCTGCAAGTGTTACGCGAATATTTCCGGCTGCGGGCGTTGGCTGCGGCGGCAAGAAGCTGAAAGTCAGGCGGAATTTTTTTGCGTTTTTTTCAGGGCGCGCTTCAGGGCCCGGTCGAAAAGCCAGTACAGGCCAAACACCGAAATGGCAATCAGCCCGGCCACGAGCAACTTGCCGGCCGTGCCGCTGTCGGGGTCGCGGATTAGGGCAAACACGTCCTGCGCTTTGGTGCCCAGCCAGTAAAAAAACATGCTGCGCGGCAACATGCCCAGCACCGAGGCCGACAAAAACCGCTTCTTATCCACGCGCATCACCGTGAGCACAAACGTCATGAGCGCAAACGGCAGCACCGGCGAAATGCGCGTGAGCAAAATCAGCTGCCAGCTTTCGTTTTTGAGCTCCTGCATCACGGCTTCGGCCTTCGGGAAGTGGTGCAGAAAGCGCATCATCTTGCCGTGGTCGAGGCTGGCGGCTACGGCGTAGCCAACCATGGCCGCCAGCATGTAGCTCAGCACCATGCCCGGAAAGCCCCACCACCCCAAGTAAAACCCCGTTACCAGCGCCACGAAGGTGGTTGGCGTGAGGGCAAACGCCATGGTAAAAGCAATAATGGCGAAGTAGAGCAGTATTTGCCAGGCCGTGAGGTGCTGCAGCAGTTGCTGGTTTTGGTAGAGCACCCAGCTAAGCGAAGAACTGCCCACCACCGGCAAAGCCACCAGCAGCCCCATCGAAAACAGGGTGGAAAAGTTGGTGCGAAGCAGTTCGCGGAAGATGCGCATAGGCTAATAATGAAAGCACGGACCGGTTTGGGGCCGGTCCGTGCTGAACAAAACGAAATCCAATAAAAAAGGTCGAGGCGTGGGCGCCCGATGGGCTATGTGGCGCGCAGCGGCAACTGCCTCCGTGCGGGCATTGGCGGAGCGAAAGTAGGGAAAGGGACGAATACGCTTGGTAGTTAGGCCGCGGGGCTTTGGGTGCCGGCGGGGCGTTTTTCAGGTCTGTTATCTTTGTCGGCCGGCGCGTTGCCCTGCGCCCGCTCATCAGCCCTTGTTGTCATGTTCAGTACCCAACAGAAAGCGCTATTTCTGCTTTTTTTCACTTTGCTGCTACTGGTGGTGCCGCATGCTGGCTTTAAGGGCGATGTGGACTGCTGGGCGCGCTGGTCGGATAATATCCTGAACGAGGGGTTGCCCAACCTGTATCAGTACCCCGATGTCAACTACAACCCCCTGTACCCGTACGTGCTGTGGGTTTATACCAAGCTGATGGGCACGCATGAGAAGATCATGCACTACCCGCACGCGCTGAAATCCTTTACGCTGCTGTTCGACTTTGCCGGCGCTTTCGCGGCCGTATCGTTGCTGAAGGGGCAGGAGCGCCGGTTTATGCTGGCGCTGTTGCTGCTGTTCAACGTGGGGTATATGTACAATACCCTGGCCTGGGAGCAGATCGATGCCATCTACACCTTTTTCGGGTTTATGGCCGTGCTGCTGGCCCTCCGGGGCAACACCGTCGGCAGCGTGCTTTGCCTGTTGCTGGCGCTCAACACCAAGGCCCAGGCCATCATCTTTCTGCCGCCGTTGCTGTTGCTGTGGTTGCCACAGTGGCTGCGGAGCGCGCGCCGGCAAGTGCTGCCGGCGTTGGGTATTGCGGCGGTACTGCAGCTGCTGATTCTTACGCCGTTCATTTGGTTTGGGACGCAGAACTACGGCCCGCGCATCGCTTACATCAATTTGCACGCCGCCGACATGTACCCGCACCTCTACATGGGCGCCTGCAACCTCTGGACGATTATTGCGCCCGACAGCCCGCTGAAAGTGGTGGAACACTGGACCGACCTGGCCGTGGCGCACGGGCTTACCTACCGCCAGTGGGGCATGCTGATGTTTATGGGCGCTTCGGCGGTGGCGCTGCTGCCGCTGCTGGCCCTGGCCTGGCAAAACTGGCGGGCCAACCGGCTTCCGGCGCGCTCCGAGCTGGCTTTGGTGCTGCTCAGCTTCGGCATTATCCCGCTGCTGGCCACTTATTTCAACACCCAAATGCACGAGCGGTACTGGCATCCTGCCGTATTGTTTATGGCTGCTTACGGTTTCCTGACGCGCCGCTACTGGCTGTACGTGCTGCTTTCGGCGGCTTACTTTCTGCAGCTCGAAGCCATTTTGCAATACCTGCAGCTGCGCAAGTACTCGGTGTTGCTGTTCGATAAGTATTTCATTGCCGGCTTGTTTACGCTGCTGGTGGTGGGCGCCATGGTTGAGCTGTACTGGCAAGCCCTGCGCACCTTGCGCGCGGCCGGCCCGCCTGCTGCCGATGAGGCGCCCTCCGAGGCCCCGGTGCAAGCGGCCCCTTCGCTCTCGGGCACCTAGGGCCGCGCACCCGGAACGAATCGTGGCAGCGCGCCGGTTACCCCGGCCAGTGGTATCGACCCTAGGCCCCGCACCTGCCGTTCAAGCAACTGGCCCTAATCACCTAGGGGTTGGCAGCGGCTGCCAACCGTTGGGTTAAGGTTGTCTCGTTTAACTTTGGCCGGCCGCACACCCGCGGCCCTGTACCTGCAGCACTAGCGCATGAAATTCGGAACGAAAGCTATCCACGCCGGCGTGCACCCCGACCCGACCACGGGGGCCATCATGACGCCGATTTATCAAACCTCGACCTACGTGCAACGCTCGCCCGGCGACCACAAAGGCTTCGAGTACTCCCGTACCCACAACCCCACCCGCACGCAGTTGCAAGACGCCCTGGCCGCGCTCGAAAACGGCAAGCACGGCCTGTGCTTCGCCACGGGTATGGCCGCTATCGATGCGATGGTGAAGCTGCTGGAGCCCGGCGACGAAGTAGTGGCCACCAACGACTTGTACGGCGGCTCGTACCGCATCTTCACCAAGGTTTTCGCCAAGTACGGCATCGTGTTCAAGTTCGTGCCGATGCACGACGTGCAGGCCGTGCGCGCCGCCATGACGGAGCGCACCAAGCTGGTGTGGGCCGAAACCCCCACCAACCCGCTGCTGCACATCATCGACATTAAGGCCATGGCCGAAGTGGCGCACGAGTTCGGGGCGCTGCTGGTGGTGGATAATACCTTTGCTACCCCGTACCTGCAAACCCCCCTCGACCTAGGCGCCGACGTGGTGATGCACTCGCTCACCAAGTACATGGGCGGCCACTCCGATGTGGTAATGGGCGCCCTCATCGTGAAAGACGACGAGCTG
The sequence above is drawn from the Hymenobacter sp. YIM 151858-1 genome and encodes:
- a CDS encoding tetratricopeptide repeat protein; the protein is MATATTDTARVLLLADLSASYRYSDFDSVEYYAKQGLQLARRIGYTKGAGRCLSRIGILMGERGNLPQALRTDLQALQLNEESHDLEGTARTLNQTGLLYFALDDFRPSIAYYLRAKRIYEQAGVTDDSQLVSVFTNLGASYEGLQMLDSAAYYLNLAYTRARQSRNVHTSCWGNPMPYVLRELGLLQVALGNEAAALGYYNRSARAALPENDRRSRCRTYQYLAELYEQRQQTDSSIYYARKALAVGQSLPFVVGVVRTSSLLAGAFEARGQRDSTLKYLRIKQQAEDSLYNPQRIKQLDAIGFAEQQRLRVLEQGQRHHREQERTYALLAGVGALGALALLQWRNNRRQRGANARLSALNRQVTQQKEELTNQRDRLSAMLHELKATQSQLVMREKMASLGELMAGVAYEVQVPMKHIRNLTGVNQQLVAELKAELARLPLAYDELEHLNDPLTSLGLNQAKIEQASQRADSIVRGMLEYASSSPAPRQLTDINAFVEDYLRLTYHDVRVKNKNFHAALLPRLDANAGSLSVVRHDLGRVLISLFAHAFNAVQQRLPLAEEDYVPQVMVSTHRTAEHVEIRIRDNGLGLSKAAQATAFERFLTPAAATEHANLGLSLSHDLIVQGHNGTLSINSEAGHYTEYLITLPLHMHKPAQLGLVHA
- a CDS encoding acyltransferase family protein translates to MSTSPKPYYPALTGIRAIAAYLVYFYHFVPFPLDTWLGRIMHEGHVGVAIFFVLSGFLITIRYMDHIQGTMAWATRYVWGRFSRIYPMYFLLTAVTFFAIWREPALDITGQWPSYVTSDKILIPLLNFTFLRGFSERFVFTGVAQGWTLTVEETFYLTAPFLLFAAKKRFWPLLVYAFLFLSIGIGLALVFSKIQFFGFFGSLTFVLDQTFFGCSVSFLFGMALAFWVKRYSIQQTSNSLMTWLGCLGIIVCMCVYAYFESPDEGNILTRHPLNSTTGGLLLPLSVVFLLYGLMYEFTFFRRVLSSRVSQQLGKSSYSFYLIHMGVLQVWLSRYVSGNVWVLFGLLVLLSLILHYIIEEPLHKRLIRIVRRTPNP
- a CDS encoding TVP38/TMEM64 family protein, with amino-acid sequence MRIFRELLRTNFSTLFSMGLLVALPVVGSSSLSWVLYQNQQLLQHLTAWQILLYFAIIAFTMAFALTPTTFVALVTGFYLGWWGFPGMVLSYMLAAMVGYAVAASLDHGKMMRFLHHFPKAEAVMQELKNESWQLILLTRISPVLPFALMTFVLTVMRVDKKRFLSASVLGMLPRSMFFYWLGTKAQDVFALIRDPDSGTAGKLLVAGLIAISVFGLYWLFDRALKRALKKTQKNSA
- a CDS encoding cystathionine gamma-synthase, whose translation is MKFGTKAIHAGVHPDPTTGAIMTPIYQTSTYVQRSPGDHKGFEYSRTHNPTRTQLQDALAALENGKHGLCFATGMAAIDAMVKLLEPGDEVVATNDLYGGSYRIFTKVFAKYGIVFKFVPMHDVQAVRAAMTERTKLVWAETPTNPLLHIIDIKAMAEVAHEFGALLVVDNTFATPYLQTPLDLGADVVMHSLTKYMGGHSDVVMGALIVKDDELHQRIAFIQNASGGTPGPQDCFLILRGLKTLHVRMQRHCENGRAVAEFLRQHPRVAQVYWPGLESHPNHQVARQQMRDFGGMISFVLKGDKVEDAVQVLEKFQLFSLAESLGGVESLSGHPATMTHASIPAEERRKAGLSDSLIRLSVGIEDAEDLIEDLAQALG